In one Nicotiana tomentosiformis chromosome 6, ASM39032v3, whole genome shotgun sequence genomic region, the following are encoded:
- the LOC138894826 gene encoding uncharacterized protein, giving the protein MIHKEIEVYVDDVIIKSNRSTYHIADLRKLFDRLRRYNLKLNPAKYAFGVPTGKLLRFIVSHRGIELVPSKVKAIQDLPPPKNKKDVMSFLGRLNYISHFIVQSTVICEPIFKMLKKDTATSWTEECQKAFDKIKEYLSKPHVLVSPEPWRPLLLYLSILDGAFSCVLGKHDETGRKEQKAVKGQALADHLTENPVGGEYEPLKTYFFDKEVSFVGEDITETYDSWRMFFDGAANFKRVGIGAVLVSETGQHYPISAKLRFLCTNNMAEYEACILGLKLAIDMNIQELLVIGDSDLLVHQVLGEYATKKTKILPYLYYVQELRKRFTKIEFKHVLRIQNEFADALATLSSMIQHPDKNFIDPIPVGIHHRPAYCAHVEEETDGNPWFHDIKEYLAKGEYPEHANHT; this is encoded by the exons atgatacacaaggagatagaggtgtacgtggatgatgtcatcatcaaatccaataGAAGCACATATCATATAGCAGATTTGAGAAAATTATTTGATCGACTTCGAAGATACAATCTGAAACTAAATCCCGCAAAatatgccttcggagtccctactGGAAAGTTGTTACGGTTCATCGTCAGccaccgaggaattgagctagtcccgtcaaaggtcaaggctatccaagatttgccacctccgaagaacaagaaagatgtgatgagtttcttggggcgtctcaattacatcagtcATTTCATAGTacaatcaactgtgatctgtgaaccgattttcaaaatgttaaagaaagacactgcaacaagttggactgaagaatgccagaaagcctttgacaagatcaaggaatatttatccaaaccacatGTTCTGGTCTCACCAGAACCTTggagacctctgctactctatttatctaTACTGGATGGGGCTTTCAGCTGTGTCTTGGGAAaacacgatgagacgggaagAAAAGAACAA aaagcGGTCAAGGGACAGGCATTGGCAGATCACTTGACAGAAAATCCTGTgggtggagaatacgaaccactgaaaacATATTTTTTCGATaaagaggtatcattcgtaggagaagatatcactgaaACCTATGACagttggagaatgtttttcgatggagctgcaaacttcaaaAGAGTAGGCATTGGAGCAGTTTTGGTATCAGAGACGGGTCAACACTATCCGATATCCGCAAAACTTAGATTTTtgtgtaccaataatatggcagaatacgaggcttgcatcttggggctcaagttggccattgacatgaacattcaggaattgctggtaattggtGACTCAGACCTATTGGTAcaccaggttctaggagaatatGCTACAAAGAAAACCAAAATATTGCCGTATTTGTACTATGTGCAAGAATTGAggaagagattcacaaagatagagttcaaacatgttctgagaatccagaatgagttcgcagatgcgttggccactctatcttccatgatacaacacccagacaagaatttcattgatccTATTCCAGTAGGGATCCATCATcggccagcttattgtgctcatgttgaagaagaaactgaTGGGAATCCGTGgtttcatgacatcaaagaatacttggcaaaaggagagtacccggagcacgcaaatcatactTAG